In the genome of Trypanosoma brucei gambiense DAL972 chromosome 11, complete sequence, the window TGCCCCACACGCCGCAACCAGTCAACAAAAAGTGTGTGCACTTTCCCTCGTAACTCATCTGCTAAATCTTTCCTTCCATCCGCCTCGAGTCGTTCATATGCCTCCCGCAACTGCCGCGAAGTTTCCTGAAAACGTCGCACGCGGCGCTCCATCGCGGTGGCATACGGCGGAGGCGGCGGACACGGATTCGTGCGGGTGGTCACCACAGCGCTGGTGTGCGGGGCGACGGGAAAACACACGGGGGTGAATTCATCTGGTGGTAGGATACAATGCGGGGAAGGGATACCAACATTCCATAAATTCATCATGGGGTTTACCCCGGAGTTTGCCAGATGCTCCTCTAAGGTGGAGTAGTGCGAGTTGTACGGGGCGAAGCGGACATTCTCTGAGTTCTCGCTTCCCTCGAGCTGGCAGAGTACGGGTGGACTGTTCGTACAGATGAATATGTTCACATTGCGGCATCGGTTCACCACCACAGCAGTGCACAAGGCTGAGATATTGGTGTTCTCGCAACGATCTATGTACAAAACTCCCCCGACTGGACCTAAAGCAACGGTGCAATTGACAAGTTGAGTGAGCCGTGTGTGAGGAAGGTCGGAAGTAACATAAAAGCTAGTTTGCGAGCACTTCTCGACGGTGTAGCTGGAGGATATAGCTAACTTCGGGCTATAAGTTACCACTGGGCACGTAGGGATGCAAATAGTTCCTTGCAAACCCTTAACTACAATGTTGTTGCTAAAAGGTGACGAGCGTGAAGTGGCGGCTAACTCACTAGGCACCGTTATCCTAGGACGTATGAACTGAGAGAGTATCGTAATGTCGATCGTTTTCTCAGACCGCGGCCACAGAAAGCCGATGCTGGTGCCAAAAGGTTGCTCCACGCCATTAACGAACTCCCGAAGCAAAATTCGAAGCTCTTTCGAATCACTCAACGTTAATCTTCCTGGTCGCGTGATGGCTACTACACTTATGTAGTCATGAAGGTGTTGACGCACACTTGCCATAACGCGCTCCCGCTCCGACTCACCCGGTAGTACTCGCTGAGTTTGCTCCACGACAAGTTGGGCGAGCAGAAATATGATGAGTGCCGGTAAACCTATTTGCCTAGTGGCGGAAACTACAGGCCAGCGGGCGACGTCTACCGTTCCGCCCATCTTTTTAAGTAATGACCGGCTTTCCTCCTGCCTGCATTCCACCGGCGACCTCACCTCAGGGCTGCCGTTGCCGCTCCCTGTACTGCTTCCTAGTGATGCTGCCGTGTATTGAGTGTATCCACCTGTTAATGCGTATACCACATCGAAAATTGAACTGGCAACGGACTCGCGCATGCCAAGAACATTAATGGCAATATCTACCCAAACGGAGAGTGAGATGGCAGTACGATTTGGACACTCCTGACGAATTTTCATCACTGATGAAGTTGTGAGACCACTGGGCACTTCAAGAAGGAGGCCACAGTTCTGAAAAAGAACCGAGTTGACACAAAACACCACCTGATTGGTGCCCAGAAGTGCAGATGTGGGAGAACTGTCCCCGTAATAGGGGTTTCCAGGGGCGTATTTGTTAGTCATTTGGACACTAAAGCGAGACAACAACacacttccttctttttatttatttctttcttaatGATAGAAAGGTACGCTCtccaaaaaatgaaaaaaaaaactaacctAGTGCCCTCCGCTTTGTTTCCTGCTCTTCTACGTGCTTTCCAGATAatctatttccttttttactcttcttcttttggaaAAATAAATTCTCAAAAACTACAATAGCAGCTTTTGTATATGTGAGATGATAAATAATTTTCTTAcaacccttccctttttggtggtggaggCAATTCAAATACGCAGCTCCTCTCCCTCTATATAAATGTCTGCTTTTCAgtagaaacaagaaaaagaaaaaaagaaagaagagtttTCGACGATAAGTAGAGCAACACAAAGAAACCTGTTGAGGGAcagtttcttctcttttttttttttaagtatGTACGAGTTTGAGTGAGAGGGAGATGAAATGGAGAAACGGAGACAGAAGAAATACCATCAACAATGTTAGTGATACAGAGGACAGAAattgggaagaggaaagtataaaaagaggaaaaaaataaaaataaaaacagtgTTTAGTGTATCCATTCATCCGATCAGCTACGCGCATTCAACACGCACGTGCAGTGCACGAGCGTAAAAGTATTTGTTAacgtatttattttgttgctgaTCCCATCGAGCATACCAATTCATCCCGTCCCTTCCAAACAgcggaaaagagaagaggagaaacggGATGAAAAAGTAGCGGGGTGTAATGAAATAAGGAGAACAGATGGGGTACCGCACAGCAGCGGACTTCCatgttttaaaaataaacaaataagtgATTAAGGGAGTACATGATAAAAACCTTGTGAATGCACATCAATAACAATCGACAAAAACAAGTATAACACGGAAAACAgttaaaaaagataaaacaaataaaaactcAGCCATTGTTAACGAtgatagcaaaaaaaaaaaagaataaattaGCACGGGAACTACTTAAAAGATAGTTCGTCGCTGTGACGAAAGAgccaaataaaataaggaagaGAACAGAGTGGTTACTTTCACCTTTACCTTCCTTGCCATTCCCCACCTTTTCAAAGTATCGCCCACATATCACCGGGGTCGGTACAACTGCGGCTAATTCATACAATAACTGGAGAAATGACTAACTCTAACActttctcccccccctcccccgaaaaaaaaggttagtGGATCATATTATTTCATTATTACACCACAAATAATTCCCGTTTGTGACGCATTTTACGAACCTCTCCTGCACCCTCCCGTCTCAACTTTGAAACTTCCCTGGTGAAGGTCCAgtcatttccctttcctgtTCAATCGGATGAATGGCGCTATGATAACCTGTTCCGGTACCCGTGATGGCAGCGGAGCCGGAAGGTACACACATTGAGCGCTGCAATGATAGCATGGAATTCAGAATATGTTGTTGCGGAATGTAACCGGGAGGCAGCGGTTGAGCAACAGAAGACGCAGCAAACATGGAAAATGGTTCACTCGGACTGTAGTTTTGTTGTGTATTGTTCAGGTTGTTGCCGGAATACATCTGAAGTGGACCACTGCTCTGCATTGGGTAGTTTGGCGGTATGCTCCCAATTGTCAGTGGGGGTGTCAAGGCGTACGATTGAGACGGAACCATTGCTGTTGGTTGCAGATGATCGTGcacttgctgctgttgttgttgttgctgttgcgtgttgttgttgttaccaaCATATGTTTCGTCAGGTCTCCGATTATCCCCGGTGTCGTTACTCCCACTCCTCCGCCCTCCCATGAACTGACGCATGATACACATATTACAACAACCagcaaggaggaaaaagacaaGTGCTAATCCCACGAGTCCGAACAGCGGGTTGCGAACGATCTTAGCTAACGAGAAACCCAAGTAGCCGGAGGAATCGGTGTCGGTTGAGTTATCTTTTATTACTGATACGTTGCACCAAATGTACCGCGGGTTCAGTACGTCCTGCTGAACAGAAGTAATCCAGTCTTCATCGCACACgcatgttttattttcttcaaacCACTCCCCATGCATGCATATATTCACAGTGTTTTTGAGGTACGGAGGCAGTTCAACACTTTTATTTGGGAGGGCAGCATATGATGGCAAAGTACTGTCTTCCATTAATGACAGCAAAAGTAACACCCAGGACAGAAAACGCACTTCCGCCAGCATCGAtaacattttttctttctttgttcccttcgtttttcttttttaccttttcgtGATCCTACAAGCAAATACGACCAAAATAAGATTCGAAATGACGTCAGAACAAATGACGTGCATGCCCAGACGAAAGAGCATAAACACacgtataaataaatatatatttatttaagtACAAGCGATATCAAATTGCAACAATCAAACACAGGAATTTTAAACAAAGTGGCGATACCACAGATCCCAATTGATGTAACTGCCCTGTACCCACGTGCGCCGCTTAATGCGTATGCTTAACGATAGTAACAATATTAATCGTCATCACAATAATGAGACTATATATTTTGATGATTTCttctattattttcttttgttgcatacacacactcgtATTACATTTTTGAACAAGCCACTCAACAGCCGCGTCACCGTTTTCGCATAATTGAACAAcgcatttcttcctttcctttttcattattattgtcattgttgctgtttttttttttttcgtgcgtgtgtgtgcaggttgggtgtgtgtgtgtggggggggggggagaaggggaatggaaaaaaacaagcgtGAAAAAGTGACCGCACAAACATGCAGACAtgagtaaacaaacaaacaaatagaTTTATATTCATATGCATATTCATTCCACTTGATGTACTTATGTAAGTGCTCAGTCGCTGCCGGTGTTATCGTCATATGTATACGGTGATGTTTCCAAAAACTTTGGTACATTTGCCAGTGGCGTATCCATGCCAAGAGCCGATTTTGGATTTGCCTGAAACCATTGTCCCTTCATGGGTTCCTCAATTACAACATAACGGAAGCAATCGCGACCTCCATAACTCCACATAAATAACTTATATGTTCCCACAATACCAACTATAGTGGAAATGGGCCAAATCATACAAACGGCATAAATCTCAAAGCGCCGCATCCAACGAGGCACGGCCATTTATTACTAAACTAAACCACATTCCGATGCAAATGATGCGGGGTGTAGAcggagaggggaaaggaggtgtgtgtgtgtgtggaggaggagggacaaaaataattattttaaggcgttcaacaacaaataaaagtagGAGAGCTCATTGATAATTATTcatggaaaaataaaatcataCAATattaaacaataaacaacacCTACAAGAgtaatggaagaaaaaaaaacaggcacAAAATAGAAAGATGAGAATGTGACACAACAACTGTACGAGACCAAAAGGCGAATTGTCAGTGAAAATGACACCAAGAAACGATAACcagaaaaggcaacaacaacaaaatgtgCCTCCATTACACCTACGAGCGAAGCAACATGTCTAAAAACATAATGCACAGCAACGAAGTACAAaaggcattttttttttttttgcggtgaCATGTTAGTTTCGTTTCCTtctgagagaaaaagaggctgcaggtgggaaaaaaaattgaaaacataaaaatgaaagagaaaaaggttTGACACCACaccgatacaaaaaaaaaaggaagggcgATTTGGTATGCTATAAAACCAATAGTGCAGGGCTGTTAATTGAAGCGAAGAGCCACTTGATACTTATTTTGtgagaagtttttttttttacctctcTTGGACTTTAATTGCCCGTGTATGTATGATATGTCATCGGATCcggaagaagagagaaaaaaaatcaaggaAATAACCTGGTACACTCCTCACTTATGAGAatgttcctccttttttttcttcttttctaaCCCCGATGTTGtcactttattattattatcattattattattattgtaacGGTTGACCAACCTTCAGTCCGCAAAACTCTCCCCTTTCACGCTCATAAAGATATCTGTCGGTTTACAACATTCGATAGTAAATTTGAAACGTTTTCGCATTCTTTGCGTTATGCGAAAGCAATAAACACCAtaccatatatatatatatataattttacACCATCACGCACATCATAAACTTActtctccctcctccccttcaCACACCAATAGGCGTGGCTGTTGGCGCATATTTTCTTTACGATTATGTGTCTTTCATTCCGTCAGCAccacaccttttttttttcgtgttgaCGTCCACACAGGCCCTTGCTGCACACCACATGACTCATCTTCATTCTTACGTATGTAATCAATTTGCATGTAAATGCATGTGCgtgtttacaaaaaaaaaaaaaacaacaacaaaaaaacacactcaCACTCCTATTTGTGGTGCATTATGCTGTCCCAAAGAGTGAGGCTGCAAAGGTTTGTAGGAGTAATGTTACACCGAAACCTGTGGCGTCATCGCGGGCAGCAGGTGCTGCGAGGTCGACGTGTGCCCAATCCCCCTTGTATTTGCTGTCTATGTGACTCCCAACAAAGTAACCGGCGCAGCTAACTTGTGCATTCGAGCGATTCAGCACGGAGTTACGGCTGTCTGCTACACTGCTTCTGAACTCGGGGCACTGGAATTCTGGACAGAAAACAACAGGGAAACAGAGGTCACCACAGCGGCGTCCCGCCTGAAGGACGCGGTTTTCAATTTCCTCACTACTGGCATATAATGCGGCATGATAGCGGCCAGTGGCAATACCCTGAGCTCCCGTAAGCGTCGCCATGTCCACAATAACATCAGGCGTATAAGGCAGAAGAGCCGAGGCGTGGTAAACTCCATCACCAAGTACCAGTCGACCTTCAGCATCTGTGTTATTGATTTCCACAGTTTTCCCTGATCTCATCCGCACAATATCGTCATTGCGCTGAGAGCGGGGTCCAACAGCATTGTCAGCAAGGCACAGAATGGACGAAATACGGTGAGGGACGCCGATCATTGCAAGTCCAATAAACCCACAAAAGACAGCAGCCGCACCGCCCATATCGTGCTTCATCCCACACATGCCCGTCGTGGGTTTAATGGAGAGACCGCCAGTGTCGTATACAAtaccctttccaacaaaggCCAATTTTTCTTGGGGATTTATGCCGCTGCCCCCGGCCGCATTGGGCTCGTAGGACAACGTTACCAAGTGCGGTGGATATTCCGCTGCCTTTCCAACACCATAAATTCCACCATATCCTTTCTCCCGCAGATCCTCTCCACTGATGATGTCAATGGAAACGTTGCGCTTCAACTTATTTTTCAGTTTAGCGATGTGTCCAGCAGCGATCTCCGTGAAAGTCGTTGTGTCCAGTAGGTTGCAAGGAGAATCAACCAAGCGTTGACAAAGCTGAATGGAGAGAGCTGCCGCATCGAGGTACTCCCGCTTTCCACATGCAAAAGTGTCACTTGCCTCGCTGAGGCTCTGCTTTCGCGTGTCTGGGGCAAACACGACTCGGACAGGAATGCCACGATTCCAGTACGACTTCTCAGCGTAACCATTCTTTGCAGAAAAACTTTGATTGGCGCCACGCGCAACGGCAGCCGCCACGCAAAGCACGTTTTCGGCTTCGCAACAGTAAATATCGAGCGCACCTGAGGCTGCTGTGACACCCTTTACTTTCTTGGCATATGCCACGGCTTCCTTCACAATGTTGGTGATGGAGTCGGGGCGAAGAGGACAGTTATGGCGGGAGAAGGCTCCTGCTATGACTCCAAGTGTAATACGTAACTCGTGGTTAGTGCCACACCGGTAGCCATCACTCCTGAAGCTTGCCTCGTCGATTTCGTCGATTAGTTGATCTAGCTCAGGTTTGTGGTATGGGAATAACTGGCTGAGTCCTTTACTTTTCAGCTGCTGGCGAGTTCCAAGAAGAAGAATAGTGTGGGGTTGAGGTGCGCTGTTGGAGGTGAGAACTTTGGCCATATGCTTTCCTTCAGTTGTGGTGTGAAACGTTACATTTGGCACAAAGTTAACGCAACTGTCAACAAAGCTCGACAAGTTGCTTTCCTCATAAACCGAGTTGCTGCGTTGCCGCTTGAGGGTTGCAGGCATAATCAGCTGATATTTACCAGTTTTCTtcgtgtgtctgtgtgtgtgtctgttcgTATTTGTGTCTCAGTGTAATTCACTGCCTTcactccttcctcttttttgtcgtACAAGTGTACCTACTCTTCGCGATGCACCCGACAAAGCAAAGTAAACGCCTTTTCTATATTGTTTCTTTAAGTCTTTCTTGTTTGATTTCTTTAGGGTGATCCTCGTTATTTGGTAGGCGTTATTATTTTAGATTATTTCTCTTTAGCGGCACAACGCGAAGTTCTAAAGAAgtaaattataaaaaaaaacaacaaaataaattaaaaagagaaggaaaatgagCAAAGGGTAAATGAAACAATGAATGGTAGTTATAATAAAATAGCAGCAACATCAATAATAGAGGTATTCGTTGTAAACACCATCAACAAAAAGATGAATAACAAGCACATTGAAAAAACAGGATGAAGATGTAGCCTGtgtgtcccttttttttttctctttcaaaTGAGACAAAGCATCTCACTACGGCAAACGCAATgacaaaggaagagaaaaggagagcgAAGGGGAGTTCAACGAcaagataaacaaaaaaattatttgttACTTTTCGTCTCTTCGTCTGCTTGTCCTTCTTTAAATACAGCACTTCAAAACCACTCCCTGACAGAtaggaagaaagcaaaagaagataaaTTTATGACGACAATTTACGCCACTACACCAGCACAAAGCACATaaagcacacaaacaaacaaacgagtTGACGCTGCTATCAAATTCCCCCAACGagacaaagaaaacattCACTAGTATCAGCACGCAAACGTGTTAAcccatatataaatatacaataACACATATtaatgtaaatataaatgcatatatgtgtatatatacttttacatgggtttttttctctttcccataATTTGTGGTTTGTACCAGAGTCGTTGAAAGGATATATCAAACAAgtaaaaggagagaaaaaaaaaacaagtacaAATCATGTAAAGCATCCTTTCACAGCAGGTCAGTAAAATCTTGCGCGTTAGAGAACATAGCAAACCACATACCATCATACACGAGAAACACACCTCACGCGAATTTGAAATCCCGATGTATTAGCACCAGAAGCAACGACCATAACAATTATAACAATCATCATCGAAGGAGAAAatcaaataaaagggaaggaactACTGAAAAATACACAATTGGCGGTGCCGACAAGcaatatacacacacatatatatatatatatatttatttatttatttatttagaTTTATGAAAACGTTGCGAGCTTGTTTACTGCTGTTGTTAATATGGCTATAACCAttatttcatcttctttcttttccttccttcttctcgGTTTACGTACTTCATTCGTCAGCATCATTTTCCCCTCTGCACCCATCACTTTCGGGAGAGGTAAGGGAGAAGCGTGAAACGGTAAGTGGAAACAACAGCATAACCTCGTCAGCAAAGTCCGCCGGCCGGcaacattaaaaaatgaaaaaaaaaaggagaatgagCAACCGAAGAAGAGACCTAGTagaaaaattaagaaaaagtGCAGGTACGAGTGTATAGAAAACACATGTGCGTTTCGTCTGCTCCGCAGTGCTATCCACCATCAGCAAATAGTTGCaattcaaacaaaaaacaaaaggaaacaaaagtagCGACCGCTTGCAGAGGGGTGcaatggaggaagagaaagggaaaagagagaacaaTGGAAGAAGGTGCAGtaaaattcttttctttccggGAACTTCATATCCCACAACTTCACAGTCACACATATTCCCAACGCGGACTTTGCACGAATGAGCCCCACAcataagtatatatatatatatatttacacacATAATTTTAATCAATTCAGTGCGACTCCCTTTCGTCAAATTCCATTAACGTGCGTTCTCTTTCtccccccctctccctcctaCCGTTGCTGCAAAACGGTTTATGGTAGAAGCTTTACACGTAAAAGAACACAACCTAAGTGCTCTTGTACGCGCATGCTTCATCCAGCAACAAGTTAGAGAGGCTCCCTTCGTGGTTTGCACACAAATAGGACCttagagagaaaagaaaagagaaacaaagtgTCTACTGCAAACAAAGCACGAGCAATGCGGCAAGGGAGTAGGAATCAAGGCGGACACTTCCATCTGTGTGGTGAACACTTCGAAAATGGAGGATAAAAACACAGGAAGCTCAACGTGCAACTAAACCACATTATGCGAGGTGGGGAGAGACGCCGCGTTTACAACGAGTAACATCCTACTAACATTTATGACTACAAAGCGGATGTGAACCAGCTTCCCACTTACTgttcccctctccctcaaCTTCATTCACATACAAACACGTGTATgcccttatttatttatatatgtacgtaCAAGCAAGCTCGCATGTTGAATTGCATCATCACTATACAAACTACGTCTGTGCAAGCACGTCAACAAGGCGGTCCAAGGCACAGCACTCACCCGAATGGTCCCCGCAGCTTCGAGCCTCTTTCATTGCCTGCAGTGCCGTCTTCAACTCATTCAAAGCGTTATCAGTCAACAACGAATCTGAGCACACACGTTGGAGGGCTGCCTCAACGTCAATCGGCTCCGTATGGTTTCGCACGAAGGGAATAACAACATCATTCAGTTCGTCCTCCTCGTCGCTATTACCACTACCATTTTTCACACCTGCTCTCGAGCCACCTTGACGACTTCTTTCGATCTCCATAGTGCCACCGGCTCTGCCTTTCATGGATAGCCTCGGTGTGGTGCCGCGTGGTGTCATGAGTGCTGTGGCTTCACGctgctttattttctctaAGGAGTTGACATTCTCGTCCACATGTCTCCAGTAAGTCAAATCACCGTGCACTTCTTCGGCCTTCTCTCCATCCCCCAGCGCCCGCCGCAAGCAGAGGATACTCTCCTGGCACGTTACACCGGGGCTTTCATACAATATGTTCCGTATGACATGACGAAGTCCATCGTAGAACTCGTCACTGTTCTCCATGTCGTGAAATGTAACAAAGAGAGAGCGTTGCACCATGCGCAGCAGTGCACGGCTCCCGGGTGAGCTTATCACCCACATGGTGTTTTCCCAGAACTGACTGCTGCCTACGACATATACACTGTTGGTCGCGACCACAGACGGTTCAGTGCCCTTTGTATTGTTACTGCTACCATTGACATTACTGCCTACGCGGTTTCCACCCTTGCCGTCGTCTTGTGAATTCGGGTTCCACACCAGATCTTCCAACTTGACGCAGCGGGCCGTGGCGGGCCCAAGGTAAACTTTCTTGGCACAGTGCGCCACACGACTCACAATGCGCGAGAAAAAGTTGTGCGGCACCATGTTCAATGTAAAGCGGTAAAAAGGACCATGTAAAAACGATGGCACGTGCATGCAGAACGAAGAGGGAGTGGGATTCATGAAGCACGAGGGTATGAGCACAAAATGCTCTGACTCGGGACCACCTGAGGGACCCGCAGATTTTTTCCGTCCAAGCCCGGATCCAACTTCCCTCATGTCTTTCCCAGCATTCGTCGGCGACGACTGTACGCTTGTGTTTTCATCGTTGAAAAAAGAGTACTGAAGTCGACTACCCATAATGATAAAGTCATAACTGCGCAACAACTCCAGCAACCCACCTAGTTGTGCGAAACCatatcccttttcctttagtaCTCCATCGAATAGAGCTAACGCTGTCCTCATTGTCAAAACACCCTGAAGCAAGGCTCCACATACATCTTCAATTAGAACAGCATCCACATCGAATGGAAGGGATTTTCTCATGCTTTGCATAACCTCTCGGCACAGGACGAGTGGCACGGAGCGGAGAGACGAGTCATTTCCAGGGAGTTTGGGTGTCACAGTAGAGCAGCATGACAAGGTAGCCACGACGCGAAAAACCCACGGTGTGTCCACAATTACATACTTCCTCATGGCACGGTGCCTGTAGTGGTGATGCAACACACCCCAACTCATTAAAAGTTGAATATGTCGATGGAGGTCGTCCAAATTGTCACTGTAGCGGTTATCCAATGCATTGGCAACTGATTTAAACTCTCCAAAGGCTACACACCACTTCCCTTCACGGTTTATTTCTTTCGTTCGCTTCCCAAGGGATAGCAGCAACTTTGGAACCTGAGCATTTGGAAAGTCAGCATCATTGCGGCAGCGCCGAATAGCTTGATCCCCAAACCAGGAAAGCAAATCAGGGAATTTCCTCAACCGCTCAAACATtggtgcaaaaacagtgcgGTTAACATTATCCACAGCGAAGCAACCAGCGATGGAGGGCCGCATGTCTCCAACAACTTGCAGCGTACGAAAGTAATTGTTCACTTGCATCTCAAGTTCGGAGAAATGTTGAGCTAACTTACTGCTCTTAAGCGGGGAGCGGTCGAGGTAAGTTCCAACCAACACCACAGAAGTGTCtcgggtggtggtgtgtgaAAGAATAAACTCCAAAAAGGGCAGAAGGCCTTCGAACGGGACGCTctgaagaagtgaaaagcATAACACATAAGTTGCACGGCGCGTTGGCAGAAGCCCctggagaagagaaaagcaacCAGTCCCCCCTAATTCCATCACATTCATCTCCACAGACGGATACTCCCCTGTGGTTGAAATCGTTGTTGACTCTACTCCAAAGGAGGGTCGCAAGTTCTTTTGATCACTAGTGAAGATCGAGTACCATTTGTCCTGTTTGTGCAAGTTTTCGCGGAAAGAAGTTTTCCCGCAGCTGCCGCAACCGAGCACAAGGAAGGTGTGACGATAAATAACATTGTATTCGTCGTCTCTGAGTTTTAACCTCCTTGCCGTCTTCACTGCACGAATTCGCTCCATACCTTCGCCAGCACC includes:
- a CDS encoding Unc104-like kinesin, putative, giving the protein MSKPRDAEEGHVTVCVRARPLNEREKRLNSPICLQFQNGKTVSIYKSSVPNGAATDAGCDAAGGKCFSFDRAFDSNDSQTTVYEYLGIPVLQATIKGFNACVFAYGQSGSGKSYSMMGPSGGRDVVVDPGIIPRLSRGLFEMVAKEVAENEREREAARSSGVEENALPPQLNITVLVSYMEIYQERVNCLLNPKCENLKVREHKVLGVYVEGISEVQVDSEESMMQVMHGGNQSRHIAATNMNDRSSRSHAIFSITVIQKRMGKVKDGTVSCTELRAKVNLVDLAGSERAKSTGAEGGTLREGANINKSLTVLGQVISALADIGKSKPDAGGRRHVPYRDSTLTFILKESLGGNSKTFMLSTLSPAAANYDETMSTLRYADRAKSIVTRAVVNAAAGDKRIRELEEEVQQLREKMKHYEELALRGGVMPDLANPGGLPNSAGGGHGPASNMEDLESSIPSMTPRRPHDAAVLLSKLEQAEELIKQLTKAEGKQQEAPRPTHPTIKLDRNEPFILNMEGVGDWVVEHLVAGTTYLGTEEPTPGSEWRSITVSGEGTSGVAPRHCCFVRQGNGCVLLRPLEGNLTYINDEQEPISRDVPLMSGTVVCIGDEFLQFKFTDPTAPSMTARRRPMRSAEGTILSPRFKNISESSVPSLRIPAPTQSVGVGITTVAATNSPRGGIASSAANTGNGGSAAPVVPPITAGSGVSPFVPALQLKDVLQHQAQTNTYRPPTHKDPVAADVRPTSVRLPRTAKGVGRSRIGAGEGMERIRAVKTARRLKLRDDEYNVIYRHTFLVLGCGSCGKTSFRENLHKQDKWYSIFTSDQKNLRPSFGVESTTISTTGEYPSVEMNVMELGGTGCFSLLQGLLPTRRATYVLCFSLLQSVPFEGLLPFLEFILSHTTTRDTSVVLVGTYLDRSPLKSSKLAQHFSELEMQVNNYFRTLQVVGDMRPSIAGCFAVDNVNRTVFAPMFERLRKFPDLLSWFGDQAIRRCRNDADFPNAQVPKLLLSLGKRTKEINREGKWCVAFGEFKSVANALDNRYSDNLDDLHRHIQLLMSWGVLHHHYRHRAMRKYVIVDTPWVFRVVATLSCCSTVTPKLPGNDSSLRSVPLVLCREVMQSMRKSLPFDVDAVLIEDVCGALLQGVLTMRTALALFDGVLKEKGYGFAQLGGLLELLRSYDFIIMGSRLQYSFFNDENTSVQSSPTNAGKDMREVGSGLGRKKSAGPSGGPESEHFVLIPSCFMNPTPSSFCMHVPSFLHGPFYRFTLNMVPHNFFSRIVSRVAHCAKKVYLGPATARCVKLEDLVWNPNSQDDGKGGNRVGSNVNGSSNNTKGTEPSVVATNSVYVVGSSQFWENTMWVISSPGSRALLRMVQRSLFVTFHDMENSDEFYDGLRHVIRNILYESPGVTCQESILCLRRALGDGEKAEEVHGDLTYWRHVDENVNSLEKIKQREATALMTPRGTTPRLSMKGRAGGTMEIERSRQGGSRAGVKNGSGNSDEEDELNDVVIPFVRNHTEPIDVEAALQRVCSDSLLTDNALNELKTALQAMKEARSCGDHSGECCALDRLVDVLAQT
- a CDS encoding T. brucei spp.-specific protein, with the protein product MYQSFWKHHRIHMTITPAATEHLHKYIKWNEYAYEYKSICLFVYSCLHVCAVTFSRLFFSIPLLPPPPHTHTQPAHTRTKKKKTATMTIIMKKERKKCVVQLCENGDAAVEWLVQKCNTSVCMQQKKIIEEIIKIYSLIIVMTINIVTIVKHTH
- a CDS encoding aminopeptidase, putative; protein product: MPATLKRQRSNSVYEESNLSSFVDSCVNFVPNVTFHTTTEGKHMAKVLTSNSAPQPHTILLLGTRQQLKSKGLSQLFPYHKPELDQLIDEIDEASFRSDGYRCGTNHELRITLGVIAGAFSRHNCPLRPDSITNIVKEAVAYAKKVKGVTAASGALDIYCCEAENVLCVAAAVARGANQSFSAKNGYAEKSYWNRGIPVRVVFAPDTRKQSLSEASDTFACGKREYLDAAALSIQLCQRLVDSPCNLLDTTTFTEIAAGHIAKLKNKLKRNVSIDIISGEDLREKGYGGIYGVGKAAEYPPHLVTLSYEPNAAGGSGINPQEKLAFVGKGIVYDTGGLSIKPTTGMCGMKHDMGGAAAVFCGFIGLAMIGVPHRISSILCLADNAVGPRSQRNDDIVRMRSGKTVEINNTDAEGRLVLGDGVYHASALLPYTPDVIVDMATLTGAQGIATGRYHAALYASSEEIENRVLQAGRRCGDLCFPVVFCPEFQCPEFRSSVADSRNSVLNRSNAQVSCAGYFVGSHIDSKYKGDWAHVDLAAPAARDDATGFGVTLLLQTFAASLFGTA